In [Leptolyngbya] sp. PCC 7376, a genomic segment contains:
- a CDS encoding phosphate/phosphite/phosphonate ABC transporter substrate-binding protein, whose amino-acid sequence MVLRGCQIFISSLMAIALPVLASCQPQQNIDTEIPTSSSVSENPSETPSPTESVAIKFGVLSIDSAVSVNERYAPLMQYLEETLEQDFELVSLTQATQFTKVAEKELDFTTTNPLSAVQVRRLYDTEFLVTHSRPATGTQFSGLIITGADSDIETLEDLRDKKGACVNFQTAAAGCAFQVFHLIERGIDPYKDFASFIENPSQDNIVLGVLNGSLDFGFIRTGQLEKMVRKELITSKDEVKILEPMADDFFYEHTTALYPEWPIAALSHVDPELKNSVQQALLAVPSDHPALSAIGLTAFVPEVDYSALDRLIETLQLKTWDASLNPEES is encoded by the coding sequence GTGGTTCTTCGTGGTTGTCAGATTTTTATTTCTTCTCTTATGGCGATCGCCCTTCCAGTTTTAGCGTCTTGCCAACCACAACAAAACATCGATACTGAGATTCCAACTTCATCATCTGTCTCTGAAAATCCATCAGAAACACCATCACCAACAGAATCCGTCGCCATCAAATTTGGTGTTTTGTCTATCGATAGTGCAGTTTCAGTAAATGAACGCTATGCGCCTCTGATGCAATATCTAGAAGAAACACTAGAACAGGATTTTGAATTGGTATCTCTCACTCAAGCGACACAATTTACAAAAGTTGCTGAAAAAGAACTGGATTTCACCACCACGAATCCTCTGTCTGCGGTACAAGTGCGACGCCTCTACGACACTGAATTTCTGGTGACCCATTCCCGTCCAGCCACCGGAACGCAATTTAGTGGGTTGATTATCACAGGGGCAGATAGTGACATTGAAACTCTCGAAGATTTACGCGATAAAAAAGGCGCTTGTGTCAACTTCCAAACAGCGGCAGCGGGCTGTGCATTTCAGGTGTTTCATTTGATAGAGCGAGGCATTGATCCCTATAAAGATTTTGCTTCATTTATCGAAAACCCATCCCAAGACAATATTGTGCTTGGTGTGCTGAATGGCAGCCTTGATTTTGGTTTTATTCGGACAGGGCAGCTCGAAAAAATGGTGCGGAAGGAATTAATTACCAGCAAGGATGAGGTGAAGATTTTAGAGCCAATGGCTGATGATTTTTTCTACGAGCATACGACAGCTCTCTATCCAGAATGGCCGATTGCTGCGCTATCCCATGTTGATCCTGAGCTAAAGAATTCGGTGCAACAGGCCTTACTCGCAGTACCATCAGATCATCCTGCCTTGAGTGCAATTGGCCTGACTGCTTTTGTCCCAGAAGTAGATTATTCGGCTTTAGATCGACTGATTGAAACGTTACAGCTCAAAACGTGGGATGCATCGCTAAATCCAGAAGAATCTTAG
- a CDS encoding DUF427 domain-containing protein, whose protein sequence is MAKAIWNGTVIAESDNCEIVEGNYYFPPETIKSEYFKTSDTHTSCFWKGQASYYTVDVDGQQNKDAAWYYPEPKEKAQNIKGYVAFWRGVKVES, encoded by the coding sequence ATGGCAAAAGCAATCTGGAACGGCACTGTAATCGCTGAAAGTGACAACTGCGAAATCGTTGAAGGAAATTATTATTTTCCGCCAGAGACTATTAAGTCCGAATATTTCAAAACGAGCGATACCCATACAAGTTGTTTTTGGAAAGGTCAGGCTAGTTACTACACCGTTGATGTGGATGGCCAGCAGAATAAAGATGCAGCTTGGTATTATCCCGAGCCTAAAGAGAAAGCTCAAAATATTAAGGGTTATGTTGCTTTTTGGCGGGGCGTTAAAGTCGAATCCTAA
- a CDS encoding Mo-dependent nitrogenase C-terminal domain-containing protein, protein MADIPAVSSTISYSDGQITAWLRGLLTIAWADGDFDPEEQQLITRLTKDELVPHEELGELTVISAEELKAALGEDEVTRENFLRTAVMMAIADGVYSVVEADKIKEFGKVLGVNMSALHSLEATLYDPATCTKEQPQEDVHIDALRPMRHWLDDMDVDDPRVARFLCKMIPPQCPFERDIKLFGKKVVHIPPMCKLNPLYDQLVGLRFRSLSYLADDCGEDISEFI, encoded by the coding sequence ATGGCTGATATTCCTGCAGTTTCTTCAACAATTTCTTATAGTGATGGCCAAATTACGGCTTGGTTACGAGGTCTCTTAACCATTGCCTGGGCCGATGGTGATTTTGATCCCGAGGAGCAGCAGCTCATCACGAGATTGACTAAGGATGAATTGGTTCCTCATGAAGAATTGGGTGAGCTAACGGTGATTAGCGCCGAAGAACTAAAGGCTGCATTGGGTGAAGATGAAGTTACTCGCGAAAATTTTCTGCGTACGGCTGTAATGATGGCGATCGCCGATGGTGTGTATTCGGTGGTGGAAGCCGACAAAATCAAAGAATTTGGGAAAGTGCTGGGCGTCAATATGAGTGCACTCCACAGTTTGGAGGCGACTCTTTATGACCCTGCAACCTGCACAAAAGAGCAGCCTCAAGAAGATGTGCATATTGATGCCCTCAGGCCCATGCGGCATTGGCTCGATGATATGGATGTTGATGATCCTCGCGTGGCTCGCTTTTTATGCAAAATGATTCCACCTCAATGCCCTTTTGAGCGGGATATCAAGCTTTTCGGTAAAAAAGTTGTCCACATTCCACCGATGTGCAAGCTGAACCCGTTATATGACCAATTGGTTGGATTGCGGTTTAGATCGTTATCCTATCTCGCTGATGATTGTGGTGAGGATATTTCAGAGTTTATTTAA
- a CDS encoding EAL domain-containing protein yields the protein MVKILVVEDDAKIRKNMARLLKLEDHDVLVAENGLEGLDKALSERPDLILCDILMPELDGHEMLQRLKEKAPNYFAPFIFVTAKGSKEDIRQGMTLGADDYLTKPFTRIELLDAVSSRLEKQNAFQKHYQEQLEKIEVEHLDKKKFDPVTGLPNILYLQENFKLLICEYESLRFGHSTNTVLLPFFVLRVERTEIIKQNVTLVAYQQLLKTIAQRISDFLQDENSLIMLNDIEFVILSPPQEKRAAIIAIADSIIQLFERSFTVDNQEYFLQPKLGVSLYCRDAYSINDLIQKSLNAVDAIDDISDIKYHFYSLEFSLSAQKKAFIESELHYAVERNQIKVHYQPSIRLRTGQIVGVEALARWHHPELGMISPFDFIPLTEQIGLINEIGLRVLEIAAKDVRQWQQNYQPELRLAVNFSGNQLHSANICHDVMKILMQNDFSPSYLDIEITESVLIQDFKQAIAKLNSLQRLGCRIAMDDFGTGYSSLNYARMIPWDILKIDRSFISDIHLNQINSTIVKNVISAANDLGFEIIAEGVEIEAELAILKEYHCDQAQGYLFSKPISFKAFTDQFFRSNFIIS from the coding sequence ATGGTGAAAATTTTAGTCGTTGAAGATGATGCCAAAATCCGCAAAAATATGGCGCGTCTCCTAAAACTTGAGGACCATGACGTTTTAGTTGCTGAAAATGGTTTAGAAGGATTAGATAAGGCACTATCTGAAAGACCAGATTTGATTCTTTGTGATATTCTAATGCCTGAATTAGATGGTCACGAAATGTTGCAGCGGCTTAAGGAAAAAGCACCTAATTATTTCGCACCTTTTATTTTTGTGACAGCGAAAGGAAGTAAAGAAGATATTCGCCAAGGGATGACATTAGGAGCTGATGATTATTTAACTAAGCCCTTTACCCGTATAGAACTTTTAGATGCAGTCAGTAGCCGCTTAGAAAAACAAAATGCTTTCCAGAAGCATTATCAAGAACAACTAGAAAAAATAGAAGTTGAACATCTTGATAAAAAGAAATTTGATCCTGTAACGGGCTTGCCGAATATTTTGTATTTACAAGAGAATTTCAAGCTCTTAATTTGTGAGTATGAAAGTCTACGTTTTGGGCATAGTACAAATACTGTTTTGTTACCATTTTTTGTGCTTAGAGTAGAGCGAACAGAAATTATCAAGCAAAATGTAACGTTAGTGGCTTATCAGCAGCTACTTAAGACGATCGCCCAGCGAATTAGTGATTTTTTGCAAGATGAAAATAGTTTGATTATGCTCAATGATATTGAGTTTGTGATCTTATCTCCTCCTCAGGAAAAGCGTGCTGCAATTATTGCGATCGCCGATTCGATTATCCAGCTCTTTGAACGCTCATTTACCGTTGATAATCAAGAGTATTTTTTACAGCCGAAGCTTGGTGTCAGTCTCTATTGTAGAGATGCTTATAGTATCAATGATTTGATTCAGAAAAGTTTGAATGCAGTGGATGCGATTGATGATATTTCTGATATAAAATATCATTTTTATTCCCTTGAGTTTAGTCTTAGTGCCCAAAAAAAAGCGTTTATAGAAAGTGAATTACATTATGCTGTCGAGCGAAACCAAATAAAAGTTCATTACCAACCTAGTATCCGTTTAAGAACAGGTCAAATTGTTGGGGTTGAGGCATTGGCTCGATGGCATCATCCTGAACTAGGTATGATCTCTCCATTTGACTTCATCCCTCTCACTGAACAGATTGGTTTAATTAATGAGATTGGTCTACGAGTACTCGAAATAGCAGCGAAAGATGTGCGTCAATGGCAACAAAATTATCAACCAGAATTACGATTGGCAGTCAATTTTTCTGGCAATCAACTGCATAGTGCAAATATTTGTCATGATGTGATGAAAATATTAATGCAAAATGATTTTTCGCCATCATATCTCGATATTGAAATTACAGAATCAGTTTTGATTCAAGACTTTAAGCAGGCGATCGCCAAACTGAATTCATTACAAAGACTAGGTTGCCGAATTGCGATGGATGATTTTGGTACTGGCTATTCTTCCCTAAATTATGCTCGTATGATTCCTTGGGATATTCTTAAGATTGATCGATCTTTTATTAGTGACATTCATCTTAATCAAATTAATAGCACGATTGTCAAGAATGTTATTTCTGCGGCTAATGATCTAGGGTTTGAAATTATTGCAGAAGGGGTTGAAATTGAAGCTGAACTTGCTATCTTGAAAGAATATCATTGTGATCAAGCTCAAGGTTATTTGTTCTCAAAGCCAATATCTTTTAAGGCATTTACAGATCAATTCTTTAGATCCAATTTTATTATTTCTTGA
- a CDS encoding ATP-binding protein, whose protein sequence is MNLIVLTPDISWIVPQSEMQSFCQLWQEFGMAENRIYLNSDHFAAAGMTLQYDIFQLVVDTSFTAVLWGNAQDNLQDTPDEQELSDSYELSVSFEPQLISDIIKSLVKQKCKLSQLKQLKTFALPKVSQLPSELTLALLGIGRSPHQLDGEQEDINPAAIPNRPLDLLLNHRLEQERILNNVTHRIYQNKDLMVTVRLALEQVQKLLRVDRLLVYQFDVSTEGSVNTVADQNSLNRVTFEVLDDSKIPSLSQHEESLPPELRSQLFDYYQEGLHLAVSETSNNPRFELCPPQFESIDDIDAPQSVLALPLTVDNQLWGLLIAHQCTTQRRWRKNEISFLYHVADYLAIAVLQARSYQQLQEQKINLETLAQQRAKELEDALLSAQVASQSKREFIHIVSHELLTPLTSIIGLSNTLRYWSAPENAKKFSIEKQQSYLQSIHTSGVKLRNLLQDILDFSQTEAARSVLDLQQFSLRQLCYTLMNAFQEMSDRQGLTLNFMNRIEPEQDIFCADLQRVEKILTHLLANAIKFTSNGGEVTLTIWREGQGDVLFQVKDTGIGITPQQMPLLFEKFQQLEPSISRSHDGAGFGLALVKQLVEIHQGQIHVTSTPHQGSTFTVRIPYQNRRANQSEEKKLSSNLGGAIVLVSQDEEAATLICDVLTATDYQVIWLIDSAIALGQITILQPSLVLLDTQQADEPVERIIEKLQNSPQTQQIPVLLVDDSLTKPQWRQLQKRGFRDHIEKPIDSESLIHIINYHIENHSVKFSTSPPEVPQT, encoded by the coding sequence ATGAACCTGATTGTTTTGACTCCTGATATATCTTGGATTGTTCCCCAATCTGAGATGCAATCATTTTGCCAGCTCTGGCAAGAGTTCGGGATGGCAGAAAATCGCATTTATCTTAACAGCGATCACTTTGCAGCAGCCGGAATGACGTTGCAATATGATATTTTTCAGCTCGTTGTGGACACAAGTTTCACAGCAGTACTCTGGGGTAATGCCCAAGACAATTTGCAGGACACTCCTGATGAGCAAGAGCTTTCCGACAGCTACGAACTGAGCGTTTCTTTTGAGCCACAGCTAATTTCAGACATTATTAAAAGCTTAGTTAAGCAAAAATGTAAGCTCTCGCAACTGAAACAGTTAAAGACTTTTGCCTTGCCTAAGGTTTCTCAGCTACCCAGTGAATTGACTTTAGCGCTTCTGGGTATTGGGCGATCGCCTCACCAGCTCGATGGAGAACAAGAAGACATTAATCCAGCAGCCATTCCCAACCGTCCCTTAGATCTTCTCCTCAACCACCGCCTTGAACAAGAACGTATTTTAAATAATGTCACCCACCGCATTTATCAAAATAAGGACTTGATGGTAACGGTGCGTCTTGCCCTTGAGCAGGTGCAGAAATTATTGCGGGTTGATCGGTTATTGGTCTATCAATTTGATGTAAGCACAGAAGGTTCAGTCAATACAGTAGCGGATCAAAATTCTTTGAATCGAGTGACATTTGAAGTGTTGGATGATAGCAAAATTCCTTCGCTCAGTCAGCACGAAGAATCGTTGCCACCGGAGCTACGCTCACAATTGTTTGATTATTATCAAGAGGGATTACACCTTGCCGTTAGCGAAACAAGCAATAATCCGCGTTTCGAGCTTTGCCCTCCTCAATTTGAAAGCATTGACGATATTGACGCTCCCCAATCTGTGTTGGCATTACCCCTCACTGTAGACAATCAGCTCTGGGGCTTATTGATCGCCCACCAATGCACAACCCAAAGACGTTGGCGTAAAAACGAAATTTCTTTTCTCTACCACGTGGCTGATTATTTGGCGATCGCCGTCTTGCAAGCCCGTTCCTATCAACAGCTTCAAGAGCAAAAAATCAACCTAGAAACTCTCGCCCAACAACGAGCAAAAGAACTCGAAGATGCCCTACTTTCCGCCCAGGTTGCGAGCCAGTCGAAGCGGGAATTCATCCATATCGTTAGCCATGAACTACTAACGCCACTCACGTCAATTATCGGTTTATCGAATACGTTGCGGTATTGGTCTGCCCCCGAAAATGCGAAAAAGTTCTCCATTGAAAAACAGCAAAGTTATCTCCAGAGTATCCACACCAGTGGCGTAAAATTGCGCAATCTTTTGCAAGATATTTTGGACTTTTCCCAAACGGAGGCAGCCCGTTCGGTCTTAGATCTACAGCAATTTTCCTTGAGACAACTTTGCTACACCCTGATGAATGCCTTTCAGGAAATGAGTGATCGCCAGGGATTGACTCTGAACTTCATGAATCGCATTGAACCTGAGCAAGATATATTTTGTGCGGATCTCCAGCGCGTTGAAAAAATCCTGACCCATTTACTGGCTAATGCCATCAAATTTACGTCCAACGGTGGCGAAGTAACGTTAACCATCTGGCGGGAAGGTCAGGGAGATGTACTATTCCAAGTGAAAGATACAGGCATCGGCATTACCCCTCAACAGATGCCTCTCTTGTTTGAAAAATTCCAGCAGTTAGAACCGTCCATTAGTCGCAGCCATGATGGTGCTGGTTTCGGGTTAGCTCTAGTGAAACAGCTCGTAGAAATTCATCAGGGCCAAATTCACGTCACCTCAACACCGCACCAAGGCTCAACATTTACGGTGCGCATCCCTTATCAAAATCGGCGTGCGAATCAATCTGAAGAAAAGAAGCTCAGCAGCAATCTCGGTGGTGCAATTGTGTTGGTCTCCCAAGATGAAGAAGCTGCGACCTTAATTTGCGACGTCCTCACGGCAACCGATTATCAAGTGATTTGGCTCATCGATAGTGCGATCGCCCTCGGACAGATCACAATCTTGCAACCAAGCTTAGTCTTACTGGATACACAGCAAGCTGATGAACCTGTGGAAAGAATTATCGAGAAGCTCCAAAATTCTCCCCAAACGCAACAAATTCCGGTGCTGCTAGTAGATGATTCTTTGACAAAACCACAGTGGCGACAGCTTCAAAAACGCGGTTTCCGTGACCATATTGAAAAGCCCATCGACAGCGAATCGCTAATTCATATCATCAACTATCACATCGAAAATCATTCGGTAAAATTCTCTACTTCGCCGCCAGAAGTGCCTCAAACTTAG
- a CDS encoding ATP-binding protein has product MSVSKNKSPTNSLSPSFSEPQQQKVNIVVVDDERTNLKALELILSTLNHNIISLTSGQDALEFIKQKSADIALIILDIHMPIMDGFEVVKKIQDLQIADYIPIIFLTSSATESDFVFQGYENGAIDYLDRNIHPQVLRSKVSAFVELHQQSKKIREQTNKLRESNLALSKKIEEHQMTLAVVEEKEKELRNFFDHANDLIHSVDREGKFIYVNQCWLETLGYNHQDLDKLHFLDIIHPSYHQSSEEISSTLRRGLSLEQIELLFIGKYGNKIYVEGNINGNFDGEKYLSMIGIFRDITKRKEAEDRMRVALDKERQVAELQSRFVATASHEFRTPLTGILSSTELLQTYWDKLSHEEHQEYLAQIYDSVMLMRNLMNDVLLVSKAEAGRMECNPQMLNVVKTTQKIAEQINQRINKNHQISFVADNIDPEAEYCLDSKLLQLVFTNIVTNAMKYSSENSSIAIKVWEEGHNIHFEIKDQGEGIPLEDQPHVFDFFRRGKNTHDIPGTGLGLNIVKHCVDLHHGEISFVSELHVGTCFYFSLPTNINAD; this is encoded by the coding sequence ATGTCTGTCTCCAAAAATAAATCACCAACCAATTCACTATCTCCTTCATTTAGTGAGCCGCAACAACAAAAAGTTAACATTGTCGTTGTTGATGATGAAAGAACGAATCTAAAAGCTCTTGAACTTATTCTCAGTACTCTGAACCATAATATTATTAGCTTGACATCAGGACAGGATGCACTTGAATTTATCAAGCAAAAATCAGCTGACATCGCTCTGATTATCTTAGATATTCATATGCCAATTATGGATGGCTTTGAAGTGGTCAAGAAAATCCAAGACTTACAGATAGCAGATTATATTCCCATCATCTTTCTCACAAGCTCTGCTACAGAAAGTGACTTTGTTTTCCAAGGCTATGAAAATGGGGCAATTGACTATTTAGATCGAAATATTCATCCTCAAGTTTTACGCTCTAAAGTCAGTGCTTTTGTTGAACTACATCAGCAATCAAAGAAAATCAGAGAACAGACAAATAAATTGCGAGAGAGTAATTTAGCTCTTTCAAAAAAAATTGAAGAGCATCAAATGACATTAGCTGTCGTTGAAGAAAAAGAAAAAGAACTCCGTAACTTTTTTGATCATGCTAATGATCTTATTCATAGTGTGGATCGAGAAGGAAAGTTTATTTATGTCAATCAATGTTGGCTGGAGACTTTAGGTTATAACCATCAAGATTTAGATAAACTACATTTTTTAGATATTATTCATCCGTCTTATCATCAATCTTCTGAGGAGATTTCCTCTACTTTAAGACGAGGTCTTTCTCTGGAACAAATTGAACTTTTATTTATTGGTAAATATGGAAATAAAATTTATGTAGAAGGGAATATCAATGGAAATTTTGATGGTGAAAAATATCTCTCAATGATTGGCATTTTTCGAGATATTACGAAGCGGAAAGAAGCAGAAGATCGTATGCGTGTTGCCTTGGATAAAGAGCGACAAGTTGCCGAGTTACAATCACGTTTTGTCGCAACTGCATCCCATGAGTTTCGTACACCTTTAACTGGGATTTTAAGTTCGACTGAACTACTCCAAACTTATTGGGATAAGCTGTCGCATGAAGAACATCAAGAATATTTAGCCCAAATCTATGATTCTGTGATGCTCATGCGTAATCTGATGAATGATGTTTTACTTGTCAGTAAGGCTGAAGCTGGTCGCATGGAATGTAATCCGCAAATGCTGAACGTTGTGAAAACAACACAAAAAATAGCTGAGCAAATTAATCAACGCATTAACAAAAATCATCAAATTAGTTTTGTTGCGGACAATATTGATCCAGAAGCAGAATATTGTTTGGATAGTAAATTGTTACAGCTCGTTTTCACAAATATTGTGACCAATGCAATGAAGTATTCCTCGGAAAATTCTTCAATCGCAATCAAAGTTTGGGAAGAAGGTCATAATATTCATTTTGAAATTAAAGATCAAGGTGAAGGTATTCCTCTAGAAGATCAACCTCATGTGTTTGATTTTTTTCGTAGAGGGAAAAACACCCACGATATTCCAGGAACTGGTTTAGGACTCAATATTGTAAAACATTGTGTTGATTTACATCATGGTGAAATTAGTTTTGTGAGTGAATTACACGTTGGCACTTGTTTTTATTTTTCTCTGCCGACAAATATCAATGCTGATTAG
- a CDS encoding MOSC domain-containing protein: MVTVAELWIYPVKSCRGITLNEAQVTHKGFAGDRQWMIVDAAGKFITQRSHPQLAKVRIQLDDDDLTLDFERQPTLKIPVQQTGDLLPVTVWRNQTEATDQGEHAAEWFSRILQIPCRLVRQSPEHIRPINPKYALWENQPVSFADGYPILLTNTASLQQLSGKVGELIPMNRFRPNLVVAGDRPFAEDNWQNFKINELEFVVAKPCERCVVTTTDQNTGDRHPSQEPLRTLRKFRYQPKKGILFGINLMPKNEGFIKVGQALNDET; this comes from the coding sequence ATGGTTACAGTTGCGGAATTGTGGATTTATCCGGTGAAATCCTGTCGAGGAATTACGCTCAACGAAGCCCAGGTCACTCACAAAGGTTTTGCGGGTGATCGCCAATGGATGATTGTCGATGCGGCAGGGAAATTTATCACCCAACGCAGCCATCCCCAACTCGCAAAGGTGCGGATCCAATTAGACGATGATGATTTAACCCTTGATTTTGAACGGCAGCCCACCCTGAAAATCCCAGTCCAACAAACGGGAGATTTATTGCCCGTAACTGTGTGGCGCAATCAAACTGAAGCGACAGATCAAGGTGAGCATGCGGCCGAGTGGTTCAGTCGAATTCTTCAGATACCCTGTCGACTCGTGCGCCAATCTCCTGAACATATCCGTCCTATTAATCCCAAGTATGCACTCTGGGAAAATCAGCCAGTGAGTTTTGCTGATGGTTACCCAATCCTGTTGACAAATACTGCTTCTTTACAGCAATTGTCTGGCAAAGTAGGTGAACTCATTCCAATGAATCGTTTTCGCCCTAATCTTGTTGTCGCAGGCGATCGCCCCTTTGCAGAAGACAATTGGCAAAATTTCAAGATCAACGAATTAGAATTTGTCGTCGCTAAGCCTTGCGAGCGTTGTGTTGTGACGACCACTGACCAGAATACAGGCGATCGCCACCCTTCCCAAGAACCATTACGAACTCTCCGCAAATTTCGCTATCAACCCAAAAAAGGAATACTATTTGGTATTAATCTAATGCCAAAAAATGAAGGTTTTATCAAGGTGGGACAAGCTCTTAACGATGAGACTTAA